The Holophagales bacterium genome has a segment encoding these proteins:
- a CDS encoding PD40 domain-containing protein, producing MNSRSRRFARLSAPLTLAAAALALALPAAAQTKLLRFPDVHGNRVAFCYGGDIWTASTGGGLASRVTAHPGQELFPKFSPDGKWIAFTGQYEGDEQVYVVPADGGVPKRLTWYPAHGPGAPRHGGDNQVYGWTPDGAKVLFRSLRDAESAMVQTALYIVPVTGGLPVKLPMYTAGAGEFSPDGKRLVYSPLFRDFRTWKRYEGGWAQDLYVYDLAAGTQTVLAPSKRTERDPMWIGEKIFFVSDRDGTLNLYSVAADGSGLEKLTQSTTWDVRWASSDGAGQIAYELGGELRLWDVKAKKETALAITVPSDGLASRPARVWAEKRIEGFGLSPKGERALFVARGDVFTAPIEKGPTRNLTRSSNAHDKHATWSPDGKTIAYVSDRTGEEQLWLVPQDGSGKPEQLTTTFGSMLTAPAWSPDGARLALADKDGKLYVVTVSGKKVVEIADDRFGGIFDYAWSPDGAHLAFSMGEHTQMRVLHAWSVADGKVRRLTSEMFSSFGPAWDPEGKLLYFLSNREFAPQISDIEWNYAGNRRTGIFALALRKDVANPFAPESDEVNAADAKDGKKDAAKKDGDDKDAADAKKGDAKDAKKEAAKPPKPVVVEWDGLASRVVRVPVEADNLDGLTVTKTALLYAKEGAAFYGRDSDRKTSLAIFDLKEREESELVADVDGWAVSDDGKKVLVRGGGKEKGFKLWDVKPKAKEPKSVSTKELAVDRVPAEEWATIFDEVWRRYRDFFYVRNMHGYDWKAIGDRYRQLLPHVSHRSDLTYVLGEMVSELSVGHAYVEEGDIERPARAKAGLPGARFELDEKAGRYRITKIFRGHNEEEKYRSPLTAVGVDARVGDYVLAVDGEELKGSDNPYRLLAHKTHPVTLTLNAKPSLEGARKATYEPVDDEADLLYLDWVLENHEKVTKLSGGRVGYLHIPDMGAPGIYEFLKWYYPQIRKEGLVVDVRSNGGGNVSQWILERLDSKLLGTRFGMASDEPMTYPYAVFHGHMAALISETSASDGDIFPARFKKAGLGPLIGKRTWGGVVGISGRGPLLDGGQVFVPQQATNDVDGSYIIEGLGVSPDIEVENDPVSVAAGRDPQLERGVAEVLKAIEKDPKRLPKRPADPVKTK from the coding sequence ATGAATTCACGTTCCCGGCGCTTCGCGCGCCTCTCGGCCCCCCTCACTCTCGCCGCCGCGGCCCTCGCCCTCGCTCTCCCGGCCGCGGCCCAGACGAAGCTCCTCCGGTTCCCCGACGTTCATGGGAACCGCGTGGCCTTCTGCTATGGCGGCGACATCTGGACGGCGTCCACGGGCGGCGGCCTCGCCTCCCGCGTGACGGCGCACCCGGGGCAGGAGCTCTTCCCGAAGTTCTCGCCCGACGGGAAGTGGATCGCCTTCACCGGCCAGTACGAGGGTGACGAGCAGGTCTACGTCGTCCCTGCCGATGGCGGCGTCCCGAAGCGCCTCACGTGGTACCCGGCGCACGGTCCGGGCGCGCCGCGGCACGGCGGCGACAACCAGGTCTACGGCTGGACGCCCGACGGGGCGAAGGTCCTCTTCCGCTCCCTCCGCGACGCCGAGAGCGCGATGGTCCAGACGGCGCTCTACATCGTCCCGGTGACGGGCGGCCTCCCGGTGAAGCTCCCGATGTACACGGCGGGCGCGGGCGAATTCAGCCCCGACGGCAAGCGGCTCGTTTACTCGCCCCTCTTCCGCGACTTCCGCACCTGGAAGCGCTACGAGGGGGGCTGGGCGCAGGACCTCTACGTCTACGACCTGGCGGCGGGGACGCAGACCGTCCTCGCGCCGTCGAAGCGGACCGAGCGCGACCCGATGTGGATCGGCGAGAAGATCTTCTTCGTCTCCGACCGGGACGGCACGCTCAACCTCTACTCCGTCGCGGCGGACGGCTCCGGGCTCGAGAAGCTGACGCAGTCGACGACCTGGGACGTCCGCTGGGCGAGCTCGGACGGCGCCGGGCAGATCGCCTACGAGCTCGGCGGCGAGCTGCGCCTCTGGGACGTGAAGGCGAAGAAGGAGACCGCCCTCGCCATCACCGTCCCGTCCGACGGCCTCGCTTCGCGGCCTGCCCGCGTCTGGGCCGAGAAGCGGATCGAGGGCTTCGGCCTCTCGCCGAAGGGTGAGCGCGCCCTCTTCGTCGCCCGCGGCGACGTCTTCACCGCGCCGATCGAGAAGGGGCCGACCCGCAACCTGACGCGCTCCTCGAACGCCCACGACAAGCACGCCACCTGGTCCCCCGACGGCAAGACGATCGCGTACGTCTCCGACCGCACGGGCGAGGAGCAGCTCTGGCTCGTCCCGCAGGACGGTTCCGGGAAGCCGGAACAGCTGACGACGACGTTCGGGTCGATGCTCACGGCGCCGGCCTGGTCGCCGGACGGAGCGCGCCTCGCCCTCGCCGACAAGGACGGGAAGCTCTACGTCGTGACGGTGTCCGGCAAGAAGGTCGTCGAGATCGCCGACGACCGCTTCGGCGGCATCTTCGACTACGCCTGGTCGCCCGACGGCGCGCACCTCGCGTTCTCGATGGGCGAGCACACCCAGATGCGCGTCCTCCACGCCTGGAGCGTGGCGGACGGCAAGGTCAGGCGCCTGACGAGCGAGATGTTCTCGTCGTTCGGCCCCGCGTGGGACCCCGAGGGCAAGCTCCTCTACTTCCTCTCGAATCGCGAGTTCGCGCCCCAGATCTCCGACATCGAGTGGAACTACGCCGGCAACCGCAGGACCGGCATCTTCGCCCTCGCCCTCCGGAAGGACGTCGCGAACCCCTTCGCCCCCGAGAGCGACGAGGTGAACGCGGCCGACGCGAAGGACGGGAAGAAGGACGCCGCAAAGAAGGACGGCGACGACAAGGACGCCGCCGACGCGAAGAAGGGCGACGCGAAGGACGCGAAGAAGGAGGCCGCGAAGCCGCCGAAGCCCGTCGTCGTCGAGTGGGACGGCCTCGCCTCGCGGGTGGTCCGCGTCCCGGTGGAGGCCGACAACCTCGACGGGCTCACCGTGACGAAGACGGCCCTCCTCTACGCGAAGGAAGGGGCGGCGTTCTACGGCCGCGACAGCGACCGGAAGACCTCCCTCGCGATCTTCGACCTGAAGGAGCGCGAGGAGAGCGAGCTCGTCGCCGACGTCGACGGCTGGGCCGTGTCGGACGACGGGAAGAAGGTCCTCGTCCGCGGCGGCGGCAAGGAGAAGGGCTTCAAGCTCTGGGACGTCAAGCCGAAGGCGAAGGAGCCGAAGAGCGTCTCGACGAAGGAGCTCGCCGTCGACCGCGTCCCCGCCGAGGAGTGGGCGACGATCTTCGACGAGGTCTGGCGCCGCTACCGCGACTTCTTCTACGTCCGCAACATGCACGGGTACGACTGGAAGGCGATCGGCGACCGATACCGGCAGCTCCTGCCGCACGTCTCGCACCGCTCCGACCTCACGTACGTCCTCGGCGAGATGGTCTCCGAGCTGAGCGTCGGGCACGCCTACGTCGAGGAGGGAGACATCGAGCGCCCGGCGCGGGCGAAGGCAGGGCTCCCCGGTGCCCGCTTCGAGCTCGACGAGAAGGCCGGGCGCTACCGCATCACGAAGATCTTCCGCGGCCACAACGAGGAGGAGAAGTACCGCTCGCCCCTCACGGCGGTCGGCGTCGACGCCCGCGTGGGCGACTACGTCCTCGCCGTCGACGGCGAGGAATTGAAGGGGAGCGACAACCCTTACCGACTCCTGGCGCACAAGACGCACCCCGTCACCCTCACGCTGAACGCGAAGCCCTCCCTCGAGGGGGCGCGCAAGGCGACCTACGAGCCGGTGGACGACGAGGCGGACCTCCTCTACCTCGACTGGGTCCTCGAGAACCACGAGAAGGTGACGAAGCTCTCCGGCGGGCGGGTCGGGTACCTGCACATCCCCGACATGGGCGCCCCCGGCATCTACGAGTTCCTGAAGTGGTACTACCCGCAGATTCGCAAGGAGGGGCTCGTCGTCGACGTCCGCTCCAACGGCGGGGGCAACGTCTCGCAGTGGATCCTCGAGCGGCTCGATTCGAAGCTCCTCGGGACCCGCTTCGGGATGGCGAGCGACGAGCCGATGACCTACCCCTACGCCGTCTTCCACGGGCACATGGCGGCGCTCATCAGCGAGACCTCCGCCTCGGACGGCGACATCTTCCCGGCGCGCTTCAAGAAGGCGGGCCTCGGCCCTCTGATCGGCAAGCGGACCTGGGGCGGCGTCGTCGGCATCTCGGGCCGCGGTCCGCTTCTCGACGGCGGGCAGGTCTTCGTCCCGCAGCAGGCGACGAACGACGTGGACGGGAGCTACATCATCGAAGGGCTGGGCGTGTCGCCGGACATCGAGGTCGAGAACGACCCGGTCTCGGTGGCGGCCGGGCGTGACCCGCAGCTGGAGCGGGGCGTGGCGGAGGTCCTGAAGGCGATCGAGAAGGACCCGAAGAGGCTCCCGAAGAGGCCCGCGGACCCGGTGAAGACGAAGTAG
- a CDS encoding S46 family peptidase, translating to MTRRFRHPLLLPAVLVLLAVPLPAPADEGQWPPEALATLGTARWGELSSRGLNVTARDLWDGQGGGLLTAVLGLGGCTGALVSEEGLFLTNHHCAFSAIQLASTPEKNYLLGGFVARTRAEEVEARGGAGRVRILSRLADVTDRVRGPKSAFAKAKGDAARADAVERAKNEIVAECEKAPDRRCAVAAFEDGRTFRLMEQVEFRDVRLVYAPPRDVGDFGGEEDNFRWPRHTGDFSVLRVYVSPDGKPAPFSKENVPYRPKTWLKVASKGIAEGDVVMIAGYPGRTQRYLTPSAVANQEKWFYPLRGKTFSDLIAILETEGRKDPDTALRVAAAIKSYGNGETNARGQVEGLARNGVFAKAEAEAKELAAFLANRKDLPAAWAAAPAELERVLAADRAGQDRRFFLEEIEKLTSHLGSALSAVRRADERRKPDLEREAGYQERDLDRARQREKDVTRSLAPSAARRALAYLVAKAQAASREKPVQAFDEAFGKEATVASIEARLAGMDAATALGDENVRLANVDAPWATLAASNDPHVRLAVALHPDFAALRAARKETNGALLVWRPNYLSALEALRSSKGKAIYPDANATLRVSFATVKGYSPREAVTFTPRTSLKGVLEKERGAEPFASPKRVLDAARAADFGRWADPLLGSVPVGFLTDGDTTGGNSGSPTMNGNGEVVGLNFDRVWENVAGDFGWSPERSRNVNVDLRYALWMMERVDGADALVKELLPPK from the coding sequence ATGACGCGACGCTTCCGTCACCCCCTCCTCCTCCCCGCCGTCCTCGTCCTCCTCGCCGTTCCACTCCCCGCTCCCGCCGACGAGGGCCAGTGGCCCCCCGAGGCCCTCGCCACGCTCGGCACGGCCCGCTGGGGCGAGCTGTCGAGCCGCGGGCTCAACGTGACGGCCAGGGACCTCTGGGACGGCCAGGGCGGCGGCCTCCTCACGGCCGTCCTCGGCCTCGGAGGCTGCACGGGGGCGCTCGTCTCCGAGGAGGGGCTCTTCCTGACGAACCACCACTGCGCCTTCTCGGCGATCCAGCTCGCCTCGACGCCCGAGAAGAACTACCTGTTGGGCGGCTTCGTCGCCCGGACGCGGGCCGAGGAGGTGGAGGCGCGCGGAGGGGCCGGAAGGGTCCGCATTCTCTCCCGCCTCGCCGACGTCACCGACCGCGTGCGCGGGCCGAAGAGCGCCTTCGCGAAGGCGAAGGGAGACGCCGCCCGCGCCGATGCGGTGGAGCGCGCGAAGAACGAGATCGTCGCCGAGTGCGAGAAGGCGCCCGACCGGCGTTGCGCCGTGGCGGCGTTCGAGGACGGGCGGACGTTCCGGCTGATGGAGCAGGTCGAGTTCCGCGACGTGCGACTCGTCTACGCGCCGCCGCGGGACGTCGGCGACTTCGGCGGCGAGGAGGACAACTTCCGCTGGCCGCGCCACACGGGGGACTTTTCCGTCCTCAGGGTCTACGTCTCGCCGGACGGCAAGCCCGCGCCCTTCTCGAAAGAGAACGTGCCGTACCGGCCGAAGACGTGGCTGAAGGTCGCTTCGAAGGGGATCGCCGAGGGCGACGTCGTGATGATCGCCGGGTATCCCGGCAGGACGCAGCGCTACCTGACGCCTTCCGCCGTCGCGAACCAGGAGAAGTGGTTCTACCCGCTCCGCGGCAAGACGTTCTCGGATCTCATCGCGATCCTCGAGACCGAAGGCAGGAAGGACCCGGACACGGCGCTCCGGGTCGCCGCGGCGATCAAGAGCTACGGCAACGGCGAGACGAACGCGCGGGGGCAGGTCGAGGGGCTCGCGCGCAACGGCGTCTTCGCGAAGGCCGAGGCCGAGGCGAAGGAGCTGGCCGCGTTTCTCGCGAACCGGAAGGACCTCCCCGCCGCGTGGGCCGCCGCCCCTGCCGAGCTGGAAAGGGTCCTCGCGGCCGACCGGGCCGGGCAGGACCGGCGCTTCTTCCTCGAGGAGATCGAGAAGCTCACGTCGCACCTCGGGTCGGCGCTCTCGGCCGTCCGGCGAGCGGACGAGCGGCGCAAGCCCGACCTGGAACGCGAGGCGGGCTACCAGGAGCGCGACCTGGACCGCGCCCGCCAGCGCGAGAAGGACGTGACCCGTTCCCTCGCCCCCTCCGCCGCCCGCAGGGCGCTCGCGTATCTCGTCGCCAAGGCACAGGCAGCATCTCGCGAGAAACCCGTTCAAGCGTTCGACGAGGCCTTCGGGAAGGAGGCGACCGTCGCATCCATCGAGGCCAGGCTCGCCGGGATGGACGCCGCCACCGCGCTCGGCGACGAGAACGTGCGCCTCGCGAACGTCGACGCGCCCTGGGCCACGCTCGCCGCGTCGAACGACCCGCACGTGAGGCTCGCCGTCGCGCTCCACCCCGACTTCGCCGCCCTCCGGGCCGCGCGGAAGGAGACGAACGGAGCGCTCCTCGTCTGGCGGCCAAATTACCTCTCGGCACTCGAAGCCCTGCGCAGCTCGAAGGGGAAGGCGATCTACCCCGACGCGAACGCGACGCTCCGCGTCTCGTTCGCCACGGTGAAGGGCTACTCCCCGCGCGAGGCGGTGACGTTCACGCCCCGGACGTCGCTGAAGGGCGTCCTCGAGAAGGAGCGCGGCGCCGAGCCGTTCGCCTCGCCGAAGAGGGTTCTCGACGCGGCCCGCGCCGCAGACTTCGGCCGGTGGGCCGACCCGCTGCTCGGGAGTGTCCCGGTCGGCTTCCTGACCGACGGCGACACGACCGGCGGGAACTCGGGGAGCCCGACGATGAACGGAAACGGCGAGGTCGTCGGCCTCAACTTCGACCGGGTGTGGGAGAACGTGGCGGGCGATTTCGGATGGAGCCCCGAACGCTCGCGGAACGTGAACGTCGACCTCAGATACGCGCTCTGGATGATGGAACGGGTGGACGGAGCGGACGCCCTGGTCAAGGAGCTGCTGCCACCGAAGTGA
- a CDS encoding TonB-dependent receptor, translated as MKTRTLRFILLAVPLLVTVTLLAQGLPTGTISGRAINENLGLPGVVVTAKSPSLQGTRTAVTSINGDYALPNLAPGDYTLTFTMTSFQTVTRNLKVNASQSAVINVNMQLSAVAAEVTVVSTSESISQTASAATTVTSDLTKKLPVTRTLLSAVALSPGVNANGPGGATTISGAESYDNLVTINGVVTQDNIRGSPQNLFIEDAIQETTTSTAAISAEYGRFTGGVINAITKSGGNAFSGSVRATLNNDSWQATKPLQTVDYTDKTIPTYEATLGGPIWKDRIWFFAAGRSRETDATAQTYLTNVGYPSTTEEMRLEGKLTITPFQNHTVTASYIDIANDATNVNPGYSPMETKVLYNPSYPQSLLALNYNGVLTNQVFVEAQYSQRKFAFEDAGGSSRDLIAGTNMIDATLGGLYNASPFCAVCDPETRDNENFLAKGTLFLSTKSLGSHNVVFGYDNFNNKVFSNNYQSGSNYTVYSSATIVQGQDVYPVIGSDAFLVYWPIFELSKGSNVRTHSFYVNDTWRLNNNLSFNVGLRYDKNDGKDSRGVTTSDDSAFSPRLAATWDVRGDGRLRVGASYARYVGGQQENFIGGASSAGSPEIWVWYYEGDPINDDEPANPVTTAATLEQMFRWFGITGINQFPTRPGISPIQATVQGVSTQIRESLKSSYTDEFGLSVAGSLGTRGNFRLDGIYRKFGDFIDTLTDTSTGKVTDSVGITYDLALLQNTNAVERTYAALQAQAAYRFFDSLNLGGNYTYAHTYGNAVTSDATSGPRPFGWTSYPEYADPSWNIPIGSLPQDQTHRLVAYAVYDLPLPKVLGALNFSVLHTWNSGTPYGAVGSVSTGPYVADVGYETPPASVNYYFTKRDAFRRPNINSTDLALNYSYFFGPVEIFVQPQVTNVFDNEAVIAVNTTVETRVNRRNDYLAFDPFTQTPTQGARGTGANWNYGPNFGKPTSSASFQAPRLFRIGFGVRF; from the coding sequence ATGAAGACACGCACCCTCCGGTTCATTCTCCTCGCCGTTCCACTCCTGGTGACCGTCACCCTTCTCGCCCAGGGTCTCCCGACCGGCACCATCAGCGGCAGGGCCATCAACGAGAACCTGGGCCTGCCCGGCGTCGTCGTGACGGCGAAGTCTCCGTCCTTGCAGGGGACCCGCACGGCGGTCACCTCGATCAACGGCGACTACGCCCTGCCGAACCTGGCGCCGGGCGACTACACGCTGACGTTCACGATGACCTCGTTCCAGACGGTCACGCGGAACCTCAAGGTGAACGCCTCGCAGTCCGCCGTGATCAACGTCAACATGCAGCTCTCGGCCGTGGCCGCGGAGGTGACGGTCGTCTCGACCTCGGAGTCGATCTCGCAGACGGCCTCGGCGGCGACGACCGTCACCTCCGACCTGACGAAGAAGCTCCCCGTGACCCGGACCCTGCTCTCGGCGGTCGCCCTCTCGCCCGGCGTCAACGCGAACGGGCCCGGGGGCGCCACCACGATCTCGGGCGCCGAGTCGTACGACAACCTCGTCACGATCAACGGCGTCGTCACCCAGGACAACATCCGCGGCTCCCCGCAGAACCTGTTCATCGAGGACGCGATCCAGGAGACGACCACCTCGACCGCCGCGATCTCCGCGGAGTACGGGCGGTTCACGGGCGGCGTCATCAACGCGATCACGAAGTCGGGCGGGAACGCCTTCAGCGGCTCGGTCCGCGCCACGCTGAACAACGACAGCTGGCAGGCGACGAAGCCGCTCCAGACCGTCGACTACACCGACAAGACGATCCCGACCTACGAGGCGACGCTCGGCGGCCCGATCTGGAAGGACCGGATCTGGTTCTTCGCCGCCGGCCGGAGCCGCGAGACGGACGCGACCGCGCAGACGTACCTCACGAACGTCGGCTACCCTTCGACGACCGAGGAGATGCGGCTCGAGGGGAAGCTGACGATCACGCCCTTCCAGAACCACACGGTCACGGCCTCCTACATCGACATCGCCAACGACGCGACGAACGTGAACCCCGGGTACTCCCCGATGGAGACCAAGGTCCTCTACAACCCCAGCTACCCGCAGTCGCTCCTCGCCTTGAACTACAACGGTGTCCTGACGAACCAGGTCTTCGTCGAGGCGCAGTACTCCCAGCGCAAGTTCGCGTTCGAGGACGCGGGCGGCTCCTCGCGGGACCTGATCGCCGGGACGAACATGATCGACGCGACGCTCGGCGGCCTCTACAACGCCTCCCCGTTCTGCGCCGTCTGCGATCCCGAGACCCGCGACAACGAGAACTTCCTCGCCAAGGGAACGCTCTTTCTCTCGACGAAGAGCCTCGGCTCGCACAACGTCGTCTTCGGGTACGACAACTTCAACAACAAGGTCTTCTCCAACAACTACCAGTCCGGGAGCAACTACACCGTCTACTCCTCCGCCACGATCGTCCAGGGGCAGGACGTCTACCCGGTCATCGGGAGCGACGCGTTCCTGGTCTACTGGCCGATCTTCGAGCTGAGCAAGGGAAGCAACGTCCGGACGCATTCGTTCTACGTGAACGACACCTGGCGGCTGAACAACAACCTCTCCTTCAACGTCGGCCTCCGCTACGACAAGAACGACGGGAAGGACAGCCGGGGCGTGACGACGTCGGACGACAGCGCGTTCAGCCCGCGCCTCGCCGCAACCTGGGACGTCAGGGGAGACGGCCGCCTGCGCGTCGGCGCGAGCTACGCCCGGTACGTCGGCGGGCAGCAGGAGAACTTCATCGGCGGCGCCTCGAGCGCCGGCAGCCCCGAGATCTGGGTCTGGTACTACGAGGGAGACCCGATCAACGACGACGAACCGGCGAACCCGGTCACGACGGCGGCCACGCTCGAGCAGATGTTCCGCTGGTTTGGCATCACGGGCATCAACCAGTTCCCGACCCGCCCCGGCATCTCTCCGATCCAGGCGACGGTTCAGGGCGTCTCGACTCAGATCCGCGAGAGCCTGAAGTCGTCCTACACGGACGAGTTCGGCCTGAGCGTCGCGGGGAGCCTCGGGACCCGCGGCAACTTCCGGCTCGACGGGATCTACCGCAAGTTCGGCGACTTCATCGACACGTTGACCGACACCTCGACAGGCAAGGTCACCGACTCGGTCGGGATCACCTACGACCTCGCGCTCCTGCAGAACACGAACGCCGTCGAGCGGACGTACGCGGCTCTCCAGGCCCAGGCGGCCTACCGCTTCTTCGACAGCCTGAACCTCGGCGGGAACTACACGTACGCGCACACCTACGGCAACGCCGTCACCTCGGACGCGACCTCCGGCCCCCGCCCCTTCGGCTGGACCTCCTACCCCGAGTACGCCGACCCCAGCTGGAACATCCCGATCGGGAGCCTGCCGCAGGACCAGACGCACCGTCTCGTCGCGTACGCGGTCTATGACCTTCCCCTTCCGAAGGTCCTCGGCGCGCTGAACTTCTCGGTGCTCCACACGTGGAACTCGGGTACCCCCTACGGCGCGGTGGGAAGCGTGTCCACGGGGCCGTACGTGGCGGACGTCGGGTACGAGACCCCGCCCGCCTCGGTGAACTACTACTTCACGAAGCGGGACGCGTTCCGTCGGCCGAACATCAACAGCACGGACCTCGCCCTCAACTACTCCTACTTCTTCGGACCGGTCGAGATCTTCGTCCAGCCGCAGGTGACGAACGTCTTCGACAACGAAGCCGTCATCGCCGTCAACACGACGGTGGAGACCCGGGTCAACCGCCGCAACGACTACCTCGCCTTCGACCCGTTCACGCAGACTCCCACGCAGGGCGCGCGCGGCACGGGCGCGAACTGGAATTACGGCCCGAACTTCGGCAAGCCGACGAGCTCGGCGAGCTTCCAGGCGCCGCGTCTCTTCAGGATCGGCTTCGGCGTCCGCTTCTAG
- a CDS encoding dienelactone hydrolase family protein, whose translation MRTTSDIIPALALALGAAAALPAFAAVKTEIVEYKDGDQTCEGFLAYDDAAKGRLPGVVVVHEWMGLGDYAKERATKLAGLGYVAFAADIYGKGIRAKDTKEAGQLAGKYKGDLPLLRSRARAAFDTLAKNGRVDAAKLFAIGYCFGGTTVLELARSGAPLAGTVSFHGGLATKDPADAKNVKGRVLVLHGAADPYVPPAEVAAFQKEMDDAKVDWQMVYYSGAVHSFTNPGAGTDPSKGAAYDAKADRRSWEAMKAFFAETTK comes from the coding sequence ATGCGCACCACGTCCGACATCATTCCCGCTCTCGCCCTGGCGCTCGGCGCCGCCGCAGCGCTTCCGGCCTTCGCAGCCGTGAAGACCGAGATCGTCGAGTACAAGGACGGAGACCAGACCTGCGAGGGGTTCCTCGCGTACGACGACGCGGCGAAGGGAAGGCTCCCGGGCGTCGTCGTCGTCCACGAGTGGATGGGCCTCGGCGACTACGCGAAGGAACGCGCGACGAAGCTCGCCGGGCTCGGCTACGTCGCCTTCGCGGCCGACATCTACGGCAAGGGGATCCGCGCGAAGGACACCAAGGAGGCCGGCCAGCTCGCCGGCAAGTACAAGGGCGACCTGCCGCTCCTGCGCTCGCGGGCCCGGGCCGCGTTCGACACGCTCGCGAAGAACGGCCGGGTCGACGCGGCGAAGCTCTTCGCCATCGGCTACTGCTTCGGGGGGACGACGGTCCTCGAGCTGGCGCGCAGCGGCGCCCCGCTCGCTGGCACCGTTTCGTTCCACGGCGGTCTCGCGACGAAGGACCCCGCCGATGCGAAGAACGTGAAGGGGCGCGTCCTCGTGCTGCACGGCGCGGCCGACCCGTACGTCCCGCCGGCCGAGGTCGCCGCCTTCCAGAAGGAGATGGACGACGCGAAGGTCGACTGGCAGATGGTCTACTACTCGGGAGCCGTCCACTCGTTCACGAATCCCGGCGCGGGGACCGACCCTTCGAAGGGGGCCGCCTACGACGCAAAGGCCGACCGGCGCTCCTGGGAGGCGATGAAGGCCTTCTTCGCCGAAACGACGAAGTAG